In Candidatus Roseilinea sp., one DNA window encodes the following:
- a CDS encoding endonuclease, with protein MATFKLVTFNLLNKPSRWRERRELIVRELAQLQPDVIALQEVSLPHNNAQWLADQLGGYTVYTSPKTGALAEHEAVATLSRFPVEACRTLSLVAQSRVAQAVRLRIGDRPVVIVNGHFMFHIYDHIKRTQQVHRVLNWLRLAASSYPMVVCGDFNATPDMRTIRMMKESFASAYEVVHGREPDYTCPTPLVYRFNAVRKGLSMVGNLIAYRQPEPWRGTLDYIFVDDNFHVQSCEVVLNTPSPGDPTLYPSDHVGLCATLEMAVSPATQ; from the coding sequence GTGGCGACATTCAAGCTGGTCACGTTCAACTTGCTCAACAAGCCGTCGCGCTGGCGCGAGCGGCGCGAGCTGATCGTCCGCGAATTGGCCCAACTTCAACCGGACGTGATCGCGCTGCAAGAGGTGAGTTTGCCGCACAACAACGCGCAGTGGCTGGCAGATCAACTCGGCGGCTACACCGTATACACCTCGCCCAAGACCGGCGCGCTGGCCGAGCATGAGGCCGTCGCCACGCTCAGTCGCTTTCCGGTCGAAGCGTGTCGCACCCTTAGCCTGGTGGCACAGTCGCGCGTTGCACAAGCGGTGCGCCTGCGCATTGGCGACCGGCCGGTGGTGATCGTCAACGGCCACTTCATGTTTCACATCTACGATCATATTAAGCGCACGCAGCAAGTGCATCGGGTATTGAACTGGTTGCGGCTGGCGGCATCGAGCTATCCCATGGTCGTCTGCGGCGACTTCAACGCCACGCCTGACATGCGCACGATCCGCATGATGAAGGAGTCGTTTGCGTCGGCTTATGAAGTGGTGCACGGGCGCGAGCCGGATTACACCTGCCCCACACCGCTGGTGTATCGGTTCAATGCGGTGCGCAAAGGGTTGAGCATGGTCGGCAACTTAATCGCCTACCGCCAGCCGGAGCCCTGGCGTGGCACACTCGACTACATCTTCGTGGACGATAACTTCCATGTGCAATCTTGCGAGGTGGTGTTGAACACGCCCTCGCCCGGCGATCCGACCCTGTATCCATCGGATCACGTGGGCTTGTGTGCGACGCTGGAG